From a region of the Candidatus Jettenia caeni genome:
- a CDS encoding CDP-diacylglycerol/glycerol-3-phosphate3-phosphatidyltransferase has translation MNSFDFSRCAAFNLPNRLTLMRLLLAIVFFIFLSYRYYNIALVSYLFAWLTDWLDGYLARKKGLLTDFGRIADPFVDKIIVCGGFILLIQHAHDIIPPWMVVVIVAREFLVNSLRSYSESKGIEFGATIWGKAKMFTQSFTISLILLFFAYFEHFMAVKQGIIVMLWLTVIITLVSGIKYMVKAGPAILMK, from the coding sequence ATGAACTCATTTGATTTCTCACGATGTGCGGCATTCAATCTACCGAACCGGTTAACCCTCATGCGGCTTTTGCTGGCGATAGTGTTTTTCATCTTCTTATCGTACCGTTACTATAATATTGCCCTTGTTTCCTATCTGTTCGCATGGCTAACCGACTGGTTAGATGGCTACCTGGCGCGCAAAAAAGGCCTCCTGACAGATTTCGGACGCATCGCCGACCCGTTTGTAGATAAAATCATTGTCTGTGGCGGATTTATATTACTCATACAGCATGCCCACGATATCATACCTCCCTGGATGGTTGTCGTTATTGTAGCCAGAGAGTTTCTTGTCAACAGCCTGAGAAGTTATTCGGAATCAAAGGGGATTGAATTTGGAGCAACGATATGGGGCAAGGCAAAGATGTTTACTCAGTCTTTTACCATTAGCCTCATTTTGCTGTTCTTTGCTTATTTCGAGCATTTTATGGCTGTTAAACAGGGAATTATCGTCATGCTTTGGCTTACGGTAATCATCACTCTGGTTTCCGGCATTAAATACATGGTCAAAGCCGGCCCG